In the genome of Haemophilus pittmaniae, one region contains:
- a CDS encoding VpaChn25_0724 family phage protein, translating to MSKDIFTKDQRLVILRSLVEAGYDANESILDDCLALYGHKISRDLVRTHLNWLEEQGLVKIERLGNGFMIATITQRGVDVANGEAVVDGVKRPSPKL from the coding sequence ATGAGTAAAGATATTTTTACCAAAGACCAACGCCTTGTGATTTTGCGATCCCTTGTGGAAGCCGGTTATGACGCGAACGAATCAATTTTAGATGATTGTTTGGCGTTATACGGACATAAAATCAGCCGTGATTTGGTGCGCACCCATTTAAATTGGCTGGAAGAACAAGGCTTGGTGAAAATTGAGCGTTTAGGCAATGGCTTTATGATTGCGACTATTACTCAACGCGGTGTTGATGTGGCAAATGGCGAAGCCGTTGTGGACGGTGTGAAACGCCCTTCTCCGAAACTTTAA
- a CDS encoding DUF3486 family protein translates to MTEKNTRGRASKVDLLPPNIKTQLAMMLRDKQFSQAEILEEINDLIRDCGLPESALLSKTGLNRYASRMEKVGAKIRQAREVAEVWTKQFGEMPQTDIGKTVIELVKHLAFEMSSQYAENGIAEPKELAMLAVTVQRLESAANLSYEREHKIRKEVAQLAAETAEKVAVKAGLSADAVDVLKAKILGVA, encoded by the coding sequence ATGACAGAGAAAAATACGCGTGGGCGCGCCAGTAAAGTGGATTTATTGCCCCCGAACATTAAAACCCAGCTGGCGATGATGTTGCGCGATAAGCAGTTTTCACAGGCGGAAATATTAGAAGAAATCAATGATTTAATTCGTGATTGTGGACTGCCTGAAAGTGCCCTATTAAGTAAAACCGGATTAAATCGTTATGCCAGCCGAATGGAAAAGGTGGGGGCAAAAATACGACAGGCACGCGAAGTGGCAGAAGTATGGACGAAGCAATTTGGTGAAATGCCTCAAACAGATATTGGGAAAACAGTGATCGAGCTGGTGAAACACCTGGCCTTTGAAATGTCATCCCAATATGCAGAAAACGGCATTGCAGAACCAAAAGAATTAGCCATGTTGGCAGTAACTGTTCAGCGATTGGAATCGGCCGCTAATTTAAGCTATGAGCGTGAACATAAAATCCGTAAAGAAGTCGCCCAATTGGCGGCAGAAACAGCAGAAAAAGTAGCGGTGAAAGCGGGTTTATCGGCTGATGCAGTCGATGTGTTAAAGGCGAAAATTCTGGGAGTGGCTTAA
- a CDS encoding DUF935 domain-containing protein: protein MQSRILDIHGKPFVFDDALQTENDSRLAWLTRTYSEHPTSGLTPAKAARILRAAEVGDLVAQAELAEDMEEKDAHLQSELGKRRSALLTVDWKIVPPRNATPEEQRDADWLTDMLLDATWLDDCIFDATDAILKGYSCQEILWEPELIGGLKLIKSVQWRDPSWFMTPTFERNTLRLRDGSVDGVPLQQFGWITHIAKAKTGYLSRIGLIRTLIWPFIYKNYSARDFAEFLEIYGLPMRLGKYPEGATKAEKDTLLRAVMSIGHNAGGIIPRGMEIDFERAAEGNATEFMAMIEWAEKSMSKAILGGTLTSQADGATSTNALGNVHNDVRLELRNSDLKRLAATLTRDLIYPLYVLNTHGLRDVRRIPRLEFDVSESEDINQFSDGINKLVDIGFRIPTQWAHDKLQIPMAGENEAVLERKTQPNFTALSAQNKPGMAVLSVKRDHEALVDEMEPTAEQYEAIMDPLLKPVVEALQQGGYEFAQEKIATLYAQLNDSELESMMTKAIFISDLLGRCDAK from the coding sequence ATGCAAAGCAGAATTTTAGATATCCACGGCAAGCCGTTTGTATTTGACGATGCGTTACAAACGGAAAATGACAGCCGTTTGGCGTGGCTTACGCGTACCTATAGCGAGCATCCGACCAGCGGACTGACACCTGCAAAAGCGGCACGCATTTTACGCGCCGCCGAGGTTGGCGATTTGGTCGCACAGGCGGAACTCGCGGAAGATATGGAAGAAAAAGACGCGCATTTGCAATCAGAACTGGGCAAACGCCGTAGTGCGCTGTTGACTGTAGATTGGAAGATTGTGCCACCGCGCAATGCGACACCGGAAGAACAGCGTGATGCGGATTGGTTGACGGATATGTTGCTGGATGCCACTTGGTTGGACGATTGTATTTTTGATGCTACCGATGCAATTTTAAAAGGCTATTCTTGCCAAGAAATCCTGTGGGAGCCGGAACTAATTGGCGGCTTGAAGCTGATTAAATCTGTGCAATGGCGCGATCCCTCTTGGTTTATGACCCCGACCTTTGAGCGTAATACCCTACGGCTACGCGATGGTTCGGTGGACGGTGTGCCATTGCAGCAATTCGGCTGGATTACGCATATTGCGAAAGCTAAGACCGGTTATTTGTCGCGCATCGGCTTAATACGGACATTGATTTGGCCGTTTATTTATAAAAACTATTCGGCGCGGGACTTCGCCGAGTTTTTAGAGATTTATGGTTTACCAATGCGCTTGGGTAAATACCCTGAAGGGGCAACGAAAGCGGAAAAAGATACGTTACTGCGCGCCGTGATGAGCATTGGGCATAACGCTGGCGGGATTATTCCGCGGGGGATGGAAATTGATTTTGAGCGCGCCGCAGAAGGCAATGCGACAGAATTTATGGCAATGATTGAGTGGGCAGAGAAATCCATGAGTAAAGCCATTTTAGGCGGCACGCTCACTAGTCAAGCGGACGGTGCAACCAGCACAAATGCACTAGGCAATGTGCATAATGATGTGCGTCTTGAGTTACGCAATAGCGATTTAAAACGCCTTGCAGCGACTTTAACACGCGATTTAATCTATCCGCTCTATGTGCTCAATACGCATGGATTACGCGATGTTAGACGCATCCCGCGTTTGGAATTTGATGTGTCGGAATCGGAAGATATTAATCAATTTTCTGACGGCATTAATAAGCTGGTTGATATTGGCTTCCGTATTCCGACCCAATGGGCGCACGATAAGTTACAAATTCCGATGGCGGGCGAAAATGAAGCGGTACTGGAACGCAAAACGCAACCAAATTTTACCGCACTATCCGCACAAAATAAGCCAGGAATGGCGGTATTGTCGGTAAAACGCGATCACGAAGCTCTAGTCGATGAAATGGAACCGACTGCCGAGCAATATGAAGCGATTATGGATCCGTTATTGAAACCGGTGGTAGAAGCTTTGCAGCAAGGCGGTTATGAGTTTGCGCAAGAAAAAATAGCAACCCTATATGCGCAATTAAACGATAGTGAATTGGAGTCTATGATGACGAAAGCTATTTTTATTAGTGATTTATTGGGACGTTGCGATGCCAAATAA
- a CDS encoding terminase large subunit domain-containing protein produces MDTVNSSVKNLPGFIPFDKNEVLLGYQKRWIADDSPLKIAEKSRRTGLTWAEAADDVLIAGRAKSDGGSDVFYIGSNKEMAREFIDACSMWAGVFNQAAGEISEEVLKDEDKDILTYVIYFASGFKIKALSSNPKNLRGMQGVVCIDEAAFHEKLAEVLKAALALTMWGAKVRLISTHNGVDNLFNQLIQDSRAGRKSYSIHTITLDDACSEGLYRRICQVSKQEWSQEKEAAWKAGLLRETATEDDALEEYYCVPKKSSGGYIPRPLVDRAADSTKVVLKFECDDKFITYSEEERQVLTLEWLLKDVLPHLNALNPDLRHSFGVDFARSGDLSVFAVCACQPSTAREIELTLEIRNCPYDQQKQIMFFLLPKLPRFIGSSFDATGNGGYLAESALLRYGASMVETVQLNDKWYREWMPKYRALYESELIKIPRDEDIILDQGHIVVINGVPKIDKARSNGKSGKRHGDSAVAYCMAVRASFMTGGEIEFTPLPSKHPEADDEFDDFITHDWDF; encoded by the coding sequence ATGGATACTGTAAATAGCTCGGTGAAAAATCTGCCTGGTTTTATACCTTTCGATAAAAACGAAGTGCTGTTGGGCTATCAGAAACGCTGGATTGCCGATGATAGTCCTTTAAAAATTGCGGAAAAATCGCGTCGAACTGGTTTGACTTGGGCGGAAGCAGCTGACGACGTGTTGATTGCAGGTAGAGCAAAGTCAGACGGTGGGTCTGACGTTTTTTATATCGGCTCTAACAAAGAAATGGCGCGCGAGTTTATTGATGCGTGCTCGATGTGGGCGGGTGTGTTTAACCAAGCAGCAGGCGAAATCAGCGAAGAAGTATTGAAGGACGAAGATAAAGATATTCTCACCTATGTGATTTATTTTGCTTCCGGTTTCAAAATTAAGGCCCTGTCCTCTAATCCGAAAAACTTGCGCGGTATGCAAGGGGTTGTGTGTATCGATGAAGCCGCATTCCATGAAAAGTTGGCCGAAGTATTAAAGGCTGCACTCGCGCTTACCATGTGGGGAGCAAAAGTGCGGTTGATTTCCACCCATAATGGCGTGGATAACCTGTTTAATCAGTTGATTCAAGACAGCCGTGCGGGGCGTAAAAGCTATTCAATTCATACGATCACCCTTGATGATGCCTGTTCGGAAGGCTTATATCGGCGAATTTGTCAGGTGAGTAAGCAGGAATGGAGCCAAGAGAAAGAAGCCGCCTGGAAAGCTGGGTTATTACGAGAAACAGCGACAGAAGATGATGCACTAGAAGAATACTACTGTGTACCAAAGAAAAGCTCGGGCGGTTATATTCCGCGCCCGCTTGTTGATCGTGCAGCCGACTCAACAAAAGTCGTCCTAAAATTTGAGTGTGACGACAAGTTTATCACCTACTCGGAAGAAGAACGGCAAGTCTTGACCTTGGAATGGCTACTTAAAGACGTGTTGCCTCATTTGAATGCCTTAAATCCAGATTTGCGCCATAGTTTTGGCGTGGACTTTGCGCGCAGCGGCGACTTGAGCGTGTTTGCGGTGTGTGCATGTCAGCCTAGCACGGCGCGGGAAATTGAACTCACGCTGGAAATTCGCAATTGTCCTTACGACCAACAAAAACAAATTATGTTTTTTTTGTTACCCAAATTACCACGTTTTATTGGGTCGTCATTCGATGCGACGGGTAACGGGGGCTATTTGGCAGAAAGTGCCTTGTTACGATATGGCGCAAGCATGGTGGAAACGGTGCAACTCAATGATAAATGGTATCGAGAATGGATGCCGAAATACAGGGCATTGTATGAAAGCGAGCTGATTAAAATCCCTCGCGATGAAGACATTATTTTAGACCAAGGACATATTGTGGTGATTAATGGCGTGCCGAAAATCGACAAAGCACGCAGCAACGGCAAGTCTGGCAAACGCCATGGCGATAGCGCGGTGGCGTATTGTATGGCGGTACGCGCGAGTTTTATGACGGGGGGCGAGATTGAATTTACGCCCCTACCGAGCAAACACCCGGAAGCGGACGACGAATTCGATGACTTTATTACGCACGACTGGGATTTTTGA
- a CDS encoding phage head morphogenesis protein, with protein MPNNSDLDMGYLLRLEPKMAVDYLKSKGYKITWNWQEQLDAAHAKAFTVAKATKMDVLETLRQATENAVQSGMSERDFIKQLEPQLRALGWWGKQEVTDELGRKTVVQLGSPRRLRTILRTNKITAYHAGRYAEQIANSDEQPYWQYVAVQDSRTRPSHMALHGKVYRFDDPIWDTLYPPNGWGCRCRVRALSYFQLNNLGLSVDESSGRLQEEWALAGTDPLSGEETHSKITVFKTNQGTIKTEPGWNYNVGQAALGTDRAVIRKLLQVQNRDLRQQTIQAINNSEARHKAFADWVKAMLSKDKHDNKYMTVGIIGSDIAEKVTEISNGNKTTEQLLVMTERNFTHANSPKHREKGVALSEEDFASLPQIIAQPLVIVWDKKHNNLIYVNQAKTIKVVAELSPRDKKVRFEPKEKLDAVINTYKLDYGDFVGKVKKGDYVIIKGSL; from the coding sequence ATGCCAAATAATAGCGATTTGGATATGGGCTATTTGTTGCGCCTTGAGCCGAAAATGGCGGTGGATTATTTAAAATCGAAAGGCTACAAGATTACGTGGAACTGGCAAGAACAGCTCGACGCCGCGCACGCGAAGGCCTTTACAGTAGCGAAAGCGACTAAAATGGACGTGTTGGAAACCTTGCGCCAAGCCACGGAAAACGCGGTGCAAAGCGGGATGTCTGAGCGTGATTTTATTAAACAGCTTGAACCTCAATTACGCGCTTTAGGTTGGTGGGGTAAGCAGGAAGTGACCGACGAACTCGGACGAAAAACCGTGGTGCAATTAGGCAGTCCGCGCCGTTTGCGCACCATTTTACGCACCAATAAAATCACCGCTTACCACGCCGGACGCTATGCCGAGCAAATTGCCAACAGCGACGAACAACCCTATTGGCAGTATGTGGCGGTGCAAGATAGCCGCACGCGCCCAAGCCATATGGCATTACACGGCAAAGTGTATCGTTTTGATGATCCGATTTGGGATACCCTTTACCCGCCTAATGGCTGGGGCTGTCGCTGTCGTGTACGGGCATTGAGTTATTTTCAACTGAATAATTTAGGGCTTTCGGTGGATGAAAGTAGCGGGCGCTTGCAAGAAGAATGGGCATTAGCCGGCACAGATCCGCTAAGTGGTGAAGAAACGCATAGCAAAATTACGGTATTTAAAACCAATCAAGGCACAATTAAAACAGAGCCGGGTTGGAATTATAACGTGGGGCAAGCGGCGTTAGGCACAGATCGCGCGGTGATTCGTAAGTTGTTGCAGGTGCAAAACCGTGATTTGCGCCAACAGACTATTCAAGCCATTAACAATAGCGAAGCTCGGCATAAGGCGTTTGCGGATTGGGTGAAAGCGATGTTGTCGAAGGATAAGCACGACAATAAATATATGACGGTTGGAATAATTGGTTCAGATATTGCTGAAAAGGTGACTGAAATATCCAATGGAAATAAAACAACCGAGCAATTATTGGTGATGACTGAGCGGAATTTTACTCACGCTAATAGCCCTAAACATAGAGAAAAAGGAGTTGCATTATCCGAGGAGGATTTTGCGTCGCTGCCTCAAATCATTGCGCAACCTTTAGTGATTGTATGGGATAAAAAACACAATAACTTAATTTATGTGAATCAAGCTAAAACCATTAAAGTGGTTGCGGAGCTTTCACCACGCGACAAAAAGGTTAGATTTGAGCCCAAAGAAAAACTTGACGCCGTAATTAATACTTACAAGTTAGATTATGGTGATTTTGTTGGGAAAGTGAAAAAAGGCGATTATGTCATCATCAAAGGAAGTCTATAA
- a CDS encoding phage virion morphogenesis protein, which yields MHLDFKFDAKAIQNKFRKLQEAAKSEGLTRKVANVLWQESEQAFDEERTPEGEKWAALHPKTKQSRENRGYDGKILQVRGDLVASLNLDYGDSFAMIGAAEPYGQYHQSGTKSMPARPFLGLGQSGQKEIQQIIADRFKDVFSDT from the coding sequence ATGCACCTTGATTTTAAATTCGATGCGAAAGCCATTCAGAATAAATTTCGTAAGTTGCAAGAAGCGGCGAAATCGGAGGGCTTAACTCGTAAGGTTGCCAATGTGTTATGGCAAGAAAGTGAACAGGCCTTTGATGAAGAGCGCACACCGGAAGGCGAGAAATGGGCAGCATTGCACCCGAAAACCAAGCAATCGAGAGAAAATCGCGGTTATGATGGCAAAATCTTACAGGTGCGCGGGGATTTGGTGGCGAGTTTAAACTTAGATTATGGCGACAGTTTCGCAATGATTGGCGCAGCAGAGCCTTATGGTCAATACCACCAAAGCGGCACAAAATCTATGCCTGCACGACCTTTCTTAGGATTGGGTCAGAGCGGTCAAAAAGAAATTCAACAAATTATTGCCGACCGCTTTAAAGATGTATTTTCTGATACATAG